One stretch of Arachis duranensis cultivar V14167 chromosome 1, aradu.V14167.gnm2.J7QH, whole genome shotgun sequence DNA includes these proteins:
- the LOC107482457 gene encoding uncharacterized protein LOC107482457, with protein sequence MTTVVSSTASSTATRRDRAGSVLSSIAFSTAVALSLAQYPPNGVRGVATPIVRASRFGIDESYAKKYEKDLLILCQVETAEGVDNVEGIAAVDGVDGIMVGPLDLSASVGCMHDPRNEKVKEMMRKIESTVLGMKRKEGGGPYLAGFAMPFDGPDQFRSRGYKLIRGVTDVGLFKNACVGDVSKFNMNTNKINGQYY encoded by the exons ATGACGACAGTGGTGTCTTCGACGGCGAGCTCGACAGCGACCAGGCGCGACAGAGCTGGCAGTGTCCTCTCCTCCATCGCGTTTTCCACAGCGGTAGCTCTCTCCCTCGCACA GTACCCTCCAAATGGAGTTCGTGGAGTGGCAACGCCGATTGTAAGGGCGTCAAGGTTTGGTATTGATGAAAGCTACGCAAAGAAGTACGAGAAAGATTTGTTGATTCTGTGCCAGGTAGAGACTGCAGAGGGAGTGGATAACGTAGAAGGGATTGCAGCCGTTGATGGGGTTGATGGCATTATGGTTGGACCGTTGGATCTGAGTGCAAGTGTTGGGTGCATGCACGATCCCAGAAATGAAAAGGTGAAAGAGATGATGAGGAAGATTGAGAGCACCGTCTTAGGAATGAAGAGGAAAGAGGGCGGTGGGCCCTACTTGGCTGGCTTCGCTATGCCATTCGACGGTCCGGATCAGTTCAGGAGCCGCGGCTACAAATTGATTCGTGGGGTCACTGATGTTGGCTTGTTCAAGAACGCATGTGTTGGTGACGTCAGCAAGTTCAACATGAACACCAACAAGATCAACGGCCAGTACTACTAG